From Paenibacillus sp. GP183, one genomic window encodes:
- a CDS encoding zf-HC2 domain-containing protein, which produces MANHPDDLLSAYIDNELSANDRMRIEEHLGSCDQCQSLLDELREMQLQVIKNYLAIDAPFDFEQRVLKTIENKTASPSLTKVWFALPAAAIVCFIGIGLVVGALFLKLSSWVIKILVALTYVLSSVVTSLPTLLAATILFSIFVLVVASFSLRRLLRTTTN; this is translated from the coding sequence ATGGCAAACCATCCTGACGATCTGTTATCCGCTTATATCGATAACGAGCTGAGTGCGAATGACCGGATGCGCATAGAGGAACATCTAGGCTCTTGTGATCAGTGCCAATCACTGTTGGACGAACTTCGGGAAATGCAGCTTCAGGTGATAAAAAACTATTTGGCGATTGATGCTCCATTTGATTTCGAACAGCGTGTACTTAAAACGATTGAAAATAAAACGGCGTCACCATCCCTAACCAAAGTATGGTTCGCACTGCCGGCAGCAGCAATCGTGTGTTTCATCGGAATAGGACTCGTTGTTGGAGCTTTATTTTTAAAATTATCGTCTTGGGTAATCAAAATTTTGGTGGCTTTGACTTACGTGTTATCCAGCGTTGTTACCTCATTACCTACATTACTGGCAGCCACGATTTTATTTTCAATTTTTGTTCTTGTTGTCGCAAGCTTTTCCTTGCGACGGCTGCTCAGAACAACGACCAATTAA